The Dromaius novaehollandiae isolate bDroNov1 chromosome 19, bDroNov1.hap1, whole genome shotgun sequence genome contains the following window.
ATGTCACTGTGACATCATGGAAGATGATCCACTCAAGATGAGTCTCCTGGTTGTATAACTAAAAAATAAGAAGAGTACTTCAGAACTGACTGAAAAGAATTTCCATTTCTAGAGCACCGTCCACTGGAGTATCCCAATGTTTCAGATGTAAAAGTGAGGTAAAGCTGATATTACCCTAAATTTTCAGGCAGGGAAAATGAGGCATAATGACTTGCTTAAAATTGCACAGGAAACCAAAAGAGAGCCGTAGAGAGAGCTCAATCTATGTTATGCCTCTTTTATAACCCAAACACCAAATTTGAAGAGGTAGGGCTCTTCCTCATCCTCAAAGAATACTGTACTCTAGTGACACTGCACCAGTGTTTCTCCTGGCCATAAGTTAACACAAATCAAACAGAAGATGAAGAGTTTACAGTGAACTGCCTCTTATTCCTTTTGCAGATCCTTTGCTACTTTATTAATAGAACTTAGTAACTTACTGTAGATGAAGGATGGATATAGACCATGCTGCCATGTCCATCCATTGTGCAGAATGTCCTGCCTGCAGATCTAGAAAAATTTGTGAAAAATTTTTATATACTCTGAAACATACTTTGCTGTGATTAGACAACAACACCAACTAAGCacatcagcagcagcagagtaGACAATGCTCAAACATATAAGCAGGGCAAGATCCTTCCagatataaatgtaaaaaaacaGATGAGGAATAAAACATATCCTTCTGATTTACCACAGTAATCCTGTAGGTCTAACTATGCAATGCTAAACAGGGTTTGGGATTTTAGTCTTTTTGGTACCCATGATCACTTGACACCTTCGATGCACTTCAGTTTAACATCTGCAACTGCTTATCATCTTGCAAGTTcatttcacaaacagaaaaactaAGATACCAAGGATGTAAGCAACTTGCCCAAGAACACAGTGAGGACCAAGGGCAGAGTGGCCACCAGGCTTCCAACCCTGTGCACAAACACCACCTTTAGCTGCAATTGCTACTTTTAACAATAGTGCAGTCTAGCTATTCTGTTTCAATATGCAGCTACAACctctaaaataataaataataataacattaaaaaaaatcctatcttttCTATTCTGTTCTGCAAACTCCACTACTCACCTCCTAGCTACATTGAAAAAGTAGCCTGCGCACAGACATCTTCTTAGTATTTCAGTTCTGGAGCCTTCAAATTTTTCTTTAGGGAAGTCTGGCAGCtatgtaaagagaaaaaagacatgAATTAGGATCTTTGTTAAAGAAACACTCCCTCCACCCCAGGGATTTTAAGCTTCGTGTTTCACACCTCACAGAAAccatgagaaaaggaagaaaaccctTCTTTCTGTTCGTTACCACCACCATACCTCTGTTACTTACACAAGCTACAGCAAGGATGCTGTAATAAAAATCTAAGTGGATTAGTTTCTACTAGAGAAAGGCAACAGCTATCTGGAAAAGGCTGAGTATTCCAGTACGTGTCTTACATACAAGCTGATATAACTcaatcatattttaaaagcatatttttcacCTGTTTCAGTTTACTGATTATTTCCCGAAGTTGTGTTTCCACagtaaaagcagtttttaaagctCTCCAATGGATCCAGTGTTTCTGGCACCAAACTGAAGGAGACTTGCTGAGAACAGAAATACTGGTATTATAAAGAAGCTCTTTGTAAGCTGAAGGCAGAAAGTTGCCTCTATTATTTGTTATGGTCGTACAAAGCAGGCAGCCTACACAGCCAGATACTTTGTTAGCTTACATAATAGGTGCCTTGATAGAAATTCTATATCACACTAAGGAAGATATCTGCAGCTAGGTATGAGTACCTACACATGTATATATGGAACACAGTTAAAAACCACCAGCAGCTGCAAGTCATGAGCAATGCAAAACCACCTACTTTAGGGAATCATTTTATACCTTGATTTGCActgttcaaaaatatttaagaggGTTGCAAAGTCATTGCATCCTCCCACTTGTGAGGAAAGTTCCTGGTGTCGAAGTTCTACCTCCTTCTGTTTCTGAGGCTCACCTGAGGAAATAAGTTATAGATCACTTTAACAAAGTCCTTTGTATTTATCACTCCTACTTCATTTTCTATTAGCATCTCTCCATTGCATGTTTGACAGTTTTGGCTCtttattcatgttatttttaGATTCATTTCTCCTCCACAGCTGCATTTACACTTTTTCCTCCACTTCTATTGCTGCCAGACAAGAATATGTAGATGCTATTAAATCTGTGATTAATCTTATCAGTCAGCACTAGAGATGGAGCCGCTACTTCTAGTCTCTTAGAAAGAAAGGTTACTACGAATTGCTCTCTCACAATCAATTCAGAGTAGCCATAAAACAACAGCATGAAAAAGATAAAGGAACAGCACCTTTAAACAAACGGTTCTCGGGGATCAAGTGAAAGTTTTACCCCGCGAGAGAAAACAGGACTGTTGAAATCATCCCATCATAGCACTATTTAATTAGCTGAACTCAGCCTTTGCCCTACCACTCAAGTGCCATAGTAATGgaggtcttaaaaaaaaagtctagaaaaaACATGTGACCTGTGAGTTTAGTGGAAATTCCCCTTCACTAAATGCTAGGCATGTACTACACAAAAGCAACATTCCCAATCTGTTATTTCAAGTTCTGAATACCCAACGAATTTATTCCCCTTAGTAGAGGGGGATGAGGCTGCAAAGGCCAATGTATTGCATTGCTGCACTGCAGATGAAGTCAGAAGTTTGCAGGTATTGCTAGTAACACCACTGAAGTAAGGAggtatgtttatatacatattgTACACAAGCAAGTGTCTTCAGGATGGGAGTCTCTGCGTTTGTATCCTAATATATAGGATTGTCCTAATACACGTGGTGCTGCTGCAAAGTAACATGCATGGCTGCATTAGCTAGCTGAAGAGATAGTGTGGGCATATTGCCAGATGGAGGATGGGAAAGCAAAAACACGTCTGTGGGAATGAGAAAGACCCCAGAGCAGAATCCAGGCTCTCAGTACCGACTCTCAGCAGTGTCTTTAGCTGCTACACTAACAGACAGAGTTAATAGACTACAGAGTTAACTGGACAAGAGCCAATGAGTGACTAGAAAGGACAAAGTTCTCCCACACAATTTTGCTGCATACAGTCTTTTCTCAGTTTGAGGGGGTGGGGGTGGCTGAAGGGGAAAGAAGATGGGAAGGAAGACATAGGAGACTGAGCTTCCCCCTAGTGAAAGGTGCTGGCTTGAAACCACAGCAGAATTACATTTTCCATTCAGTCAGAAGAACACTGCAAACAGAGGCAGTGGCAGGTTGAGCTTCTCACAGTAACTAAATAGCTTTGTCTATTTAGTTAAACAGAGTCACTGAACATAGAAATCATTCCAGATGCAACCACATTCCTTAAAATCAAATCTGATCAGTCCCTGTTACCTGTACTTGGACCAGAAGCAAATGCCAGCAGCAAGACATCTGCTGTGGTGTGTTCTGGGTTTTGTATTTTTCCCCCCTTAACGGTTTTTCCCCATATGACCTCCCAGCAATCCATTAGTCCACCCATATGCAGCTTTACAGCTCACAGCCTTGGGCCAAATACAACCCAATTCAGTATCATTTTGAAGTCTTCGGAATAGCCGCTGTCCAATTGCTAGCGTTCACTGTGTCCCCAAATTCAAGACCACAGAAAGCTGTAAGAGTGCACGGGCAAAGCACCACTGTACATTTGTCCTAACCTTATGTTCTTCCCTGCATATCTGCTATGAGGTATTCTGGGAGACAAGGCACTGCACTTGAGGAACCTTCCTCATGCTACAGTATATTGCATAAGGCATTAATTTAAGGCAAACACTCAGGTCTCCCACCAGCACTGGGCCCTAAGGTGGACACCAGTGTGCTCCCCAACAGAGGTCATTTTTCTCTCAAGTAAAGGCTTGTAATACTTCTGTTCAAAATACAGGATCAGCTACCACTGTATAAAATCTTGAGATACATTGATTAGACACTACGATCTCACCAAGTATTAGCATAGAAAACTTGAGAGATCactgagcaaaaaataaaataaaataaaataaaataaaaaatccacaCACAGAAGCTGCAGGAAGGGTCATCAGGTGAAGCAGCGTGTGCTGCCTAACCATTGCCTCGGATGTCCCAGTCCAAGCAGAATTCCCCACCTATCCAAGACTACTTTGAGTTAAGGGACTTCCTACCTGGACGAATGAAGACATTTTCCACAGATAACATGGCTGCTATGGGAAGTAGCAGATCTTCACAGTCAAGAGAAGCAGCTTTTATGACGGCACAGGTCAggttgggagggaggggaaactGCACCAGGAATTCACCCAGTCTTGTCACGTGGCCTCTCCTTACCCCAGGAAAAAGATCCAAATATGATTCAACaaaactatatttaaatataaatcatAACTTGCAGACACCAAGCCAGCCACTGTAAAtagataaagagaaggaaaaaagcaatccCCTCTGTGCTGTGCCAACATGTAGTTTGCATGTGCACCCAGAAAGGTACCTGAGACATGAAGCAAGTATCACTAGCAAAAGAGCCTTTCCTCCAACTTGCTTATGCTGGCTTCACAGCAATGCAAGGTAGTGTTTTAAGCACATCAGATGCTTAATATTAAGAGGGTTTTTTAGCAAGAAGAATTCCTGGAAGTTTAGGATAAGATCTCTCTTCTGTCTTGAGTTCTTGGATGGGCCTCACAGCCAGTGTCTAAGCACCTTTGTCACAATGGCCCTGGGATCTGCTATCGAGTACTACAGCACAGAGAATTGAGGTAATTTGTCCAAGGTCACTCAGGAACACTAGGGCAATGTGGAGAAATTAATCTGTATCTATCAAGTCCTAAGCCATGCTCTAACCCTAATTCTACTCAGAGTATGTTTCAAAGCCAGTAGTTAACCTCCTGGTCAAATTAAGAAACACATTTTACTGCTGGGGAAATCCTTTAGTCCGCACAAACAACTCATTAACACCAGTTCACTTGAACCATTAGATTTAAATTCCTGTAGCGACTACATCCCTTTATTTTTTACCTGTCAATAGCATCACACTGGTAAAGTTGCTTGAGAGCTTCTAAAATAAGCCTCTCTTCAGGGCGGTCCAAATAGGGAAATCTATTGGgggcaaaaataataatattaatacaaaaaaagaaaaaagggtaaaAATCTCACTGTTCAGACTCAGTTTGGTTTTGTTAGTTTCcctatttattaaaatattcttgTAACCTTTCAGTAGCAGTTACAGACCAAGAAGAATATATCTGTCTTGAGTATATGGGTATATTACTACATACACAGCCTTATGGTAAAGAATTACAATGACACATCCCAGCATGGCACATGTAAACGTGAACTGTGTTTTCTGTCCTTATATGATCCGAATATTAAACATCACACAGATGAAGCATTTGGGATATAAACATCaatattttaaaggaatgctTTTAACAAAGATCATGGTTGTTTAAAATTTTGAAGATAAGGAGTTAGTTTTGGCAGAACCTCAGAATGAGCTTGAGCAGAAAAGCTGACAAGCTGATTGTATGGAACTGTCACAGTTGGCCGGGGACCTAATCCTGCCTCCTGCCAGTAGGCTGTTGTGCCTGTGCTGCCTCGCTGCTGAGGCTCAGGAGGAAAACGATAATCCCCCCTCCACAGAGGTTACCTGATGACATCATGCACAGCAAGGCACTTCAAGGTCAGGATCACAGATGTCAGACTGGTTCTCTTGATCTCTGGGACAGTGTGATCAGGCATACATTGCTCCCAGAATTCTTTGCTGTATAGCCGGTAGCTTTTTCCAGATGATGTcctgccagctctgccagctCGCTGCATTGCTTCACTCCTGCcaaaaggaaaagggagggaaaaaaaccacaaactctTTGACCCATTATGTCATCCAAACAAGCACACTGCAGTTACGATAAAGAACAACAATTTTTGTGCTTGTGGATGAAAGATTTAACATAGCATGTAGCGGCTAAGAAATCCAGCTATACAAGAACTAACAGAATGAAGGAGTATTTTTGTGCaagggaagatttttttaaaaacttctctgAATCAGGCTATTGTATTCAGCAAATAGAAGATGACATGTGAGCCACTCCACAGACTACagataatacatttttaattcccTCTTAACGCTCGTAACTTATAAGACATTATACCTCCCCAAGTACTTTCTatgcagcagaaaacaaaatggcTTTAAATTACAGAGCCTCAAAGGCCCATTCTCTCCCCaacccccttttttctttttaagagcaaCTGATACACAGTCTTGTCTGATCAACTCCCAGAAACAAGCAAAAGACCTTTTTCAAACTTACTTTGAAATGGGAACCACTTCCAGTATGTCCAAGCCAACTCGGGGGTTATGATTCAACTGCTTCACGAATCCACTATCTACCACGTATCTGAAAAAGATGCAAACTCCATCAGAGAGGAAAACAACAAAGGCCTGAATAGGCAGAGGGGCAACTGCCACACGCAAATgatcagagcaaggagaacaCGCTTTCCCTAGAATCACTGCAAGCAGGCAGTTGTACTTTGCTGGCCAGCTGCAGCCTTGCAACAGTTCAGTCTACAGGATGTTGCGGATAACACCCCCCACATCCAAAGAAATTACAGTGATTTAACTGAGCTGGGATACAGGGCTTTAATTTGAAATTAGACTCTATCACTATTGGTCATCTGTAAGACTATATAACAGTATCGAGGCCTTTTATCCCCTACACATATAAAAAGAAGGCAGCAGATAGTCAGATGAGTTTTTCCAAATCAAGTAGAACTTTCTGAATTATTCTGTTACATTTTTTATTAAGGATAGGAAATGATACCTGACTCCTTCAATTGTCAGAGATGTTGCAGCAATGTTTGTTGATACCACACACTTTCTAATGCCTGTAGGAGCTGgcagaaatattcttttctgttgATCTAAAATGACAGACAGGTTGTCCATCAACAATCCATTATTTACAATGCTCTGATACCAAACCACATCTCTAACACTGGGCAAGCTTACTTAAATGCATAGTAAATTGGTTTGAATGAAATTGGAAAATGAATCActaaacatttcaaaatagaGGTTAGCTATTACTTCAACGTATGTCAGGAATGACAGAATGTCCTCTTTATTGTTCCTTCTTTCAAGGAAGATCTGAGATCAAGAAAGGCCAATCCTCCTGGATATTTCCTAAATACAGAGCTAGGAAAACAAATAAGATGCCTGGTCTTAACAGAATCTTCATGAAGGATTCAAAGGGCTTTAGCAAGCAAAGCAAGTGAAGGTGAACACGAAAAGATTCAAACAAAGCCTCCATATTTCCAGAAGATCTTGTTTTAACCTGTAGCAAAGCAAGACATGCAATTTCCATTAATTCATTTGACTTTCCACCAAGAAATGAATATGGGAGGTGGACATTCAATTATCCTCTGAAATTTTCTCCCTTAAAATACTGTACTTAAAAATACCAAAAGCTCTATATGGAAAATTCTCTTGTGTTTATAAAAAGAGCCAAATCAAACAGCTTTTGAGAAActaccacaaaagaaaaaaaattatttagtcAGCAGTCTAACAGTGTTAAGAAAGAAGCTACACCTTTCTTTTACGCAACTTTTCATTTCACTCTTTTGAGAGGGTAAAAGGTTTGCGCTCTCTCTGCGGATCATTACCAATCTCTCCTCTCAGAAGCACTTCCAGACTGAAATTGCTGCCCTACTCTTACGAACACTTATTCAGTCTCCTGGCATTTTACGTACTGTACCCAAGCATTTAAACACCACATTCAAGATCATCTGAAAATACAGTGTCTGTGTTCAGTAAAGGTCACAGAGTCTTTGTTTTTCACTCTTCAAAACTAACTGGTATTGCTGCCAAATAAGACAGAGTGACTCATTCTGATAATCTACACTTTCTATGTTGGGTAACACTGTATTCTTTCTATCTTCTCTTATAGGTCTATTCTCATCACTGAAAACCTACCTGCagtatcttattttttttaattaaaaaatagcaacacatacaaataatcaaaataaattaagTCAAGTCCCTTTTAAAAACAgctacaaaataatttatttgaaaacagaCAGTTGCTACTGTATCTCACCATCCTATAACAAGATACAGCAAGAAACAGATATGATGCTTTCAGGACAacactttaaaatatgaaaatcaaaaaaaaaagtctttatgcCACTTAACCATACAGAGCTGAGTTAACAGGCTCTGACAGAAGATTTACTCAGTCTTCAGCTAGAAGGATAATGACTCTAACAAGTGACCTCAGGGCAAATAAGGGGAGTTGGTTATAGCTAGAAACTCCCTAGCACAGTAAAAGAATTTCCCTGATGGGACCTGTGGAATGTGTCAGTTTTGCAAGATAGCTACCAATGCAAAATTCCTCTAAGAGTCAAAGCCCATTAACACCTTATGTTTTTGTTGGCATGACACTTTTCTGATACTGTAAATACCAGTACACGTATAGTGCCTGTATTAGAATGAAGAATCCCTTTTTAAGTGTGCAGCAAAAATTTATCCAGGCCTTCCAGCCAAATGACTACATGCATTCCCCACAAAATGTGATTGGCCATGAGTGATGTGAACTCTGTTTTTATGCATAAATAAAAAGACTGAACTTTCAGTGACCCAGTATCACCTTCTTAAATTGGAGACCTTCATTCTACACTGTGAAGCAATCCCTGCATTTCCGGTAGGATATGGATTTTAACATGAGGTTTCTGGGCAAAAGAAGTGTGAAGTTTGATTAGTTTAAGaacaacacaaacaaaaaaaaacagaacagaataatACTAGAGTATTGTAACAAATACCTTTTTTCCAATCACATGGAAGATATTTGAGCCGGATGGTGTTTGTAACAATTCTTGCGGTTAACATTTATGTACATTACATTCCATTATATGTATCTTACCTGTTGACATCGACCCATACAAGGGCAAGATAAGCAGGCCTTCAACAGAACAATCTTGCACTTCATACCGGTAATCTATAGattctgctttctggaaaagtaaGTCACACGCTTTCTCTATCTCAACTTGAcctaaaaaaaacacacaagagcATTTATGTGACCTATTTAGCTATAACTGTGCCTTCCCAGTTTGCAACATCTCTAAATAAGACTGCTTTGCCAATATTTCCAAGCCAACAGTACCAGTGCAAGAATAACATGGTATTTATGAGAGTTAGCTTAGGTGTTGACATTTCGTCTTTCTTAAGTGCCTCTCACCAAGGCTTCTTGGTAAACAATGATTGCACAGAAATATCTTGCACCACTTTGGGTGCCTGACCCATGCACTGATGTAGCTTTTGCAGTTACAGAAATTCTGCCttcccaaataaataaataaataaaactcaaaaaatgaaatacaaaaaaatcacGTAGACAAGGCAAATATAGATGAAATTTGGCACAAGAGGAAcagaacacacacaaacacaaacttttaagttaatatttttcacttctgATCTCATAGGCACTGATGTATTTAGCCATACTCTGAAAGATACCACTTCACAGGATTGCGTCTGTCTGTCTCCAACTTCCCCTCCTCTGCTTATTGGCAGACACTGTTTTGCCGGCAATGCCATCTTTCGCCTGGAATCATCATCAGTTGTTGAACGAAAGAAATTCTCACCTGTCAGAAAAACCAAGATGTCCCCTCTTGGCTCATTTAAGTGGATATCCAATGTCACTTTTATAGCCTGAAACAAGCAACAAACAAATGAATAACACCTTGAGTTATAAACTCAATTCCTCTTCCTAAAACACGTAATACTAATTCTTCGCCACATCCTGCAGATATGCTAAGAACACAGCAATACAGCAGCTGGATCTTGTGTTCTTTCACAGATGATAATCATGCCAAGAACAGAGAGAACAcaacacagaaacaaagaaaaacaagcccTACCTCTGTAACATATGCAGAGCTTCCTGTATCCCTTGGTCCAAGCAGGTTGCAGAATATCTCCTTGACTGGATAATTTCTTCCTGGAATATGCAGCACTGAACAGTGTCCAAAGAACTCTGAGAGCTTGTCTACCTCCAGGGTAGCTGACATCACCACCAGTTTCATGGCCCGCTTCCTGCCCAGTGGTTTCTTCTCTAGAAATAATTTCTTCAGCAAGCCAAATAAAATATCCTAACAGAAATCAGAAGCAACTTACATAGGTAACTCAGTTCTCCCAGAAGTGCCTGATGATGTATGGGACTGCTTTTATCCCATGGACTTAGCCATGGCAGAAAATTACAACTTCTGGGCCTAAGCACTCGGACAGACACACATACTTTACCCTGGTCTTCTCATAAACACATTAGCTGGTCTCTAGAATGTTTTATCAGCTCTTCTTGCAGCCTATAAACTGAATCTGCCTAACTTAGAATTCTTTACTTTTCATTCCTGTATTCTCATGGTCAAGCCAATTGCAAGCAGTTACCTTAGAGCTACTAAAAAAAGTCATCACCTTTGTCCAGCGTATAGTACCTGATTGAGAGTCCATACTCCTTTGTTGTACTGTTTATTGTTATGACTTGAGcaaatttattttatacagctttgcAGTGGATTAAATATCTGCTCCATTTTTAGCTAGTTACAGATAATGTAAATTGCATCACTTCCATCACTCTAGCTCAATTACTTACAACCCCCTCAGATGTTCTAGGACAGAACTGGGATTCAGGAAG
Protein-coding sequences here:
- the DHX40 gene encoding probable ATP-dependent RNA helicase DHX40; this encodes MEGAALPIAQYRRALVQAVRDRPFLIVTGETGSGKSTQLPKYLFEAGFAKHGAIGVTQPRRVATLSVARRVAEEIGCSLGSVVGYQVRFDDCTSEDTAIKYMTDGCLLRQILADPLLSKYSIIILDEAHERSLSTDILFGLLKKLFLEKKPLGRKRAMKLVVMSATLEVDKLSEFFGHCSVLHIPGRNYPVKEIFCNLLGPRDTGSSAYVTEAIKVTLDIHLNEPRGDILVFLTGQVEIEKACDLLFQKAESIDYRYEVQDCSVEGLLILPLYGSMSTDQQKRIFLPAPTGIRKCVVSTNIAATSLTIEGVRYVVDSGFVKQLNHNPRVGLDILEVVPISKSEAMQRAGRAGRTSSGKSYRLYSKEFWEQCMPDHTVPEIKRTSLTSVILTLKCLAVHDVIRFPYLDRPEERLILEALKQLYQCDAIDRRGHVTRLGEFLVQFPLPPNLTCAVIKAASLDCEDLLLPIAAMLSVENVFIRPGEPQKQKEVELRHQELSSQVGGCNDFATLLNIFEQCKSSKSPSVWCQKHWIHWRALKTAFTVETQLREIISKLKQLPDFPKEKFEGSRTEILRRCLCAGYFFNVARRSAGRTFCTMDGHGSMVYIHPSSTLYNQETHLEWIIFHDVTVTSKIYVRTVCPIRYEWVKDLLPKLHQIDAYELSSVAREEVTEEEITKWKYKEDLKRQYEGVTDNSAKKMERRNDDKSILNARARYLERKQQRAQGLSGPLKEMG